A single genomic interval of Primulina huaijiensis isolate GDHJ02 chromosome 7, ASM1229523v2, whole genome shotgun sequence harbors:
- the LOC140980953 gene encoding uncharacterized protein — protein MATAEEPALQAETVTEAVATEPSKDEKPSGKPTKKTAASKRTKPKKLAAPRKRGSSSHPPYFVMIQDAIVTLKDRTGSSQYAITKFNEEKQKNLPPNFKKILLVQLRKLVASGKLVKVKASYKLPSGLSAPAKKKPALAAKSKDTTSKTSKPKKVTVPKAKQATKTKPASKAKLAAKTKPASKAKPVAKTKPDNKAKPVAKPEAAADPVKPKTAPKRKEPEEDKNKKKPAAKAAKVSASGSPGKKKAAVSGANKTVAKAPVKSVKPKSVKSPVKKARARRGKK, from the exons ATGGCTACAGCCGAAGAACCAGCACTCCAGGCCGAGACAGTGACTGAGGCGGTTGCTACTGAGCCGTCGAAGGACGAGAAACCGTCGGGAAAGCCCACTAAGAAAACAGCCGCTTCTAAGAGAACCAAGCCCAAGAAGCTCGCCGCTCCGAGAAAGCGGGGCTCATCCTCTCACCCTCCTTACTTCGTG ATGATTCAAGACGCGATCGTGACCCTCAAGGATAGGACGGGATCGAGCCAATATGCGATCACGAAGTTTAACGAAGAAAAACAGAAGAATCTTCCACCCAACTTCAAGAAGATTTTGCTTGTTCAGTTGAGGAAGCTCGTTGCTTCTGGAAAGCTCGTGAAAGTTAAGGCCTCGTATAAGTTGCCGTCTGGTCTTTCTGCTCCGGCTAAGAAGAAACCGGCTCTCGCTGCCAAGTCAAAAGATACTACCAGCAAAACCTCTAAGCCGAAGAAGGTAACTGTTCCCAAAGCTAAGCAAGCAACGAAGACAAAGCCCGCTTCTAAGGCTAAGCTAGCAGCGAAGACAAAGCCCGCTTCTAAGGCTAAGCCAGTAGCGAAGACAAAGCCCGATAATAAGGCAAAGCCTGTTGCGAAGCCGGAAGCTGCTGCTGATCCCGTGAAGCCAAAGACCGCGCCGAAGCGAAAGGAACCGGAGGAGGACAAAAATAAGAAGAAACCGGCTGCTAAGGCGGCAAAAGTATCAGCAAGTGGCTCGCCGGGGAAGAAGAAGGCCGCGGTTTCAGGAGCAAATAAAACGGTGGCTAAGGCTCCGGTGAAGAGTGTAAAGCCCAAGTCTGTCAAGTCTCCGGTGAAGAAAGCCCGTGCAAGAAGGGGAAAGAAATAA
- the LOC140980952 gene encoding calmodulin calcium-dependent NAD kinase-like — translation MIYLIVFVQPMMKLHFAGFLWILSKGMVFSADHIISSNPTYTQIILASSMGLIIAAAMHYRFKKIRDHRIIPHIKVSNTGQVVKLERFSHYVARQLGFVDRKECPNLCKLASDYIRKVDGCEEELYAFFANEPDADSLFIKMVEEFERCILSYFAFHWKHASYMISQVLGAESEPKKKLRHIVMAATREQRFERVTKNLKVARVFTTLVEEMKAIGLVSLDDSQCTDVMVPMAHKDRSPVLLFMGGGMGAGKSTVLKEILKEPFWIGASGNAVVIEADAFKESDVIYKALSSTGHHDMLQTAELVHQSSTDAASSLLVTALNEGRDVIMDGTLSWVPFVVQTITMARNVHRRRYRMGAGYKDKNGVVTESYWEQIDEEQEQGETKKRRPYRIELVGVVCDAYLAVIRGVRRAIMCRRAVRINSQLKSHKRFADAFSTYCQLVDNARLYCTNALEGPPKLIGWKEKDKTLLVDPDEINCLKVVSKLNDKADSIFELYKRTNPAYEAGSVWKDIVLSPSRLNIQKELKYSIQKVERQRESD, via the exons ATGATCTATCTGATAGTCTTTGTTCAACCCATGATGAAACTGCACTTTGCTGGGTTTTTGTGGATCCTCAGCAAAGGCATGGTTTTTTCag CAGATCATATCATCAGTTCGAATCCCACATATACACAAATAATTTTAGCCTCGTCCATGGGATTGATCATAGCAGCAGCGATGCATTATCGATTCAAGAAAATAAGAGATCACCGGATCATCCCGCATATAAAGGTTTCAAATACTGGCCAGGTTGTGAAGCTCGAAAGATTCTCCCATTACGTAG CAAGGCAACTGGGATTCGTAGATAGAAAAGAATGCCCGAATCTCTGTAAATTAGCTTCTGATTACATAAGAAAAGTGGACGGGTGTGAGGAAGAATTATACGCATTTTTTGCTAATGAACCAGATGCAGACTCCCTGTTTATAAAGATGGTAGAAGAGTTTGAGAGGTGTATTCTTAGTTATTTCGCTTTTCACTGGAAACATGCTTCCTACATGATCAGTCAG GTTCTTGGTGCTGAATCAGAACCAAAAAAGAAGCTTAGACACATAGTCATGGCAGCCACCAG AGAACAGAGATTTGAAAGGGTGACAAAGAATCTGAAGGTGGCTAGAGTATTTACCACGTTAGTGGAAGAAATGAAAGCCATTGGTCTCGTATCTCTCGATGATTCACAGTGTACCGATGTGATGGTTCCGATGGCTCATAAAGACAGAAGTCCTGTTCTCCTCTTCATGGGTGGTGGAATGGGGGCTGGCAAGAGTACTGTACTAAAGGAAATTCTCAAAGA ACCATTCTGGATTGGAGCATCTGGGAATGCTGTTGTTATAGAAGCAGATGCCTTCAAAGAGTCGGATGTCATTTACAAAGCCCTAAGCTCCACAGGACACCATGATATGCTTCAAACTGCAGAACTG GTGCACCAATCATCTACTGATGCAGCATCATCCCTCCTTGTAACCGCACTGAATGAAGGGCGAGATGTGATCATGGATGGCACCCTGTCATGGGTTCCATTTGTTGTGCAGACCATAACCATGGCTAGAAATGTTCACAGACGTCGATACCGCATGGGAGCTGGTTACAAGGATAAAAACGGAGTTGTAACTGAAAGCTATTGGGAACAGATAGATGAAGAACAAGAACAGGGGGAAACCAAGAAGAGAAGGCCATATAGAATAGAGCTGGTGGGGGTTGTTTGCGATGCTTATTTAGCGGTTATTCGAGGAGTAAG GAGGGCTATAATGTGTCGACGAGCGGTGAGAATAAATTCCCAGCTGAAATCACACAAGAGGTTTGCAGATGCTTTCAGTACCTACTGCCAACTGGTAGACAATGCTCGACTCTATTGTACCAATGCGTTGGAAGGTCCTCCTAAG TTAATAGGatggaaagaaaaagacaagACTTTGTTGGTTGATCCAGACGAAATAAATTGTTTAAAAGTTGTAAGCAAGTTGAATGACAAAGCAGATTCAATATTCGAGCTCTACAAACGTACAAATCCAGCTTATGAGGCAGGGTCAGTTTGGAAAGACATCGTGTTGTCCCCTTCAAGGCTTAACATCCAGAAAGAACTCAAATACTCAATTCAGAAGGTTGAAAGACAAAGAGAGAGCGATTAG
- the LOC140980668 gene encoding ABC transporter C family member 14-like codes for MDSDNKPYEPLLNKSQVTGYASASIMSKAFWIWLNPLLKKGYKSTLEIDDVPALSPEHRAEVLAELFTQNWPKPVENSKHPVVKTLVRCFWKQIAFTSFLAILRLSVMYVGPTLIQRFVDFTSGDRSSPYEGYYLVMILLIAKFVEVLSSHQFNFNTQKLGMLIRSTLITALYKKGLRLSGSARQAHGVGQMVNYMAVDAQQLSDMMLHLNNLWLMPLQITVALVILYQYLGASTFYVLGGTALLTMFVLYGTRKNNRFQFNIMMNRDSRMKATNEILNYMRVIKFQAWEEYFNQKILSFREKEYEWLSKFMFCITANVVVLWSALPFLATIAFGCAILSGVQLTVGTVFTATSLLKMLQEPIRSFPQSMIAVSQAIISFERLDKFLTSKELKDKSVQRVQDCGGDIGVEVKNGSFNWDDNSGKEIVKNLNFEIRKWELVAIVGTVGSGKSSLLAAILGEMNKLSGKIRVCGSTAYVAQTSWIQSGTVQENILFGLPKNEKRYKETIRVCCLEKDLEIMEFGDQTEIGERGINLSGGQKQRIQLARAVYQDCDIYLLDDVFSAVDAHTGSDIFKECVRGTLKDKTIILVTHQVDFLNNVDQILVMRDGMIVQSGKYNELLKMGMDFKALVTAHEESMEFVEAETISENKASPKLSSQRSSKLGEENGEVDSQERSELNGGSSRLVKDEERATGKISLHVYKLYCTESFGWIGVVATLVFNLAWQGSLMSNDYWLAYETSEKRSASFDPILFIEIYAAIAALAFVLVAVRGTLFAVMGLKTAKKFFKQILHSILHAPMSFFDTTPSGRILTRASTDQTNVDIIIPFFLSLAVSGYTSLLTIIIITCQYAWPTTILLIPLGWLNIWYRGYYLSTSRELTRLDSITKAPVIHHFSESISGVMTIRCFSKQERFIEDNINRVNSNLRMDFHNNGSNEWLGFRLELIGCFVLCVSVLFMIFLPSNLIDPGNVGLSLSYGLSLNSVLYWAVYLSCFLENKMVSVERIKQFTVIPSEAEWRRKDVFPPPNWPIRGNIELKNLQVRYRPDTPLVLKGITLSIGGGEKIGVVGRTGGGKSTLIQVLFRLVEPSDGRIIIDDIDISALGLHDLRSRFGIIPQEPVLFEGTVRRNIDPTESYSDDEIWKSLERCQLKEVVSEKPEKLDSAVVDNGENWSVGQRQLLCLGRVMLKRSRLLFMDEATASVDSYTDGVIQKVIREDFKSCTIISIAHRIPTVMDCDRVLVIDAGRAKEFDRPSNLLERPSLFGALVQEYANRSSEL; via the exons ATGGATTCAGATAACAAACCATACGAACCCCTTTTGAACAAATCTCAAGTGACTGGGTATGCTTCGGCCTCTATTATGTCCAAAGCCTTTTGGATTTGGTTGAATCCCCTTCTAAAGAAAGGTTACAAATCTACCCTCGAGATAGATGATGTTCCAGCACTTTCACCGGAACACCGAGCCGAAGTATTAGCCGAGCTTTTCACACAGAATTGGCCTAAGCCTGTAGAGAACTCGAAGCATCCTGTGGTGAAAACGCTGGTTAGATGCTTTTGGAAGCAAATCGCCTTCACTTCGTTTCTTGCAATCTTAAGGCTCAGTGTGATGTATGTTGGGCCGACACTTATACAACGGTTTGTTGATTTTACATCTGGAGATAGAAGTTCTCCCTATGAAGGATACTACCTAGTAATGATTCTATTGATTGCGAAATTCGTTGAAGTTTTGAGCTCACACCAGTTCAACTTCAATACTCAAAAACTGGGGATGCTTATTCGATCCACACTCATTACTGCTTTGTACAAGAAGGGGTTGAGGCTTTCGGGCTCGGCTAGACAAGCTCATGGAGTTGGACAAATGGTCAACTACATGGCGGTGGATGCACAGCAGCTCTCGGATATGATGTTGCACTTAAACAACTTGTGGCTTATGCCGTTGCAAATCACTGTGGCCTTAGTTATCCTTTATCAGTACTTGGGCGCCTCAACATTTTATGTACTAGGTGGAACTGCATTATTAACCATGTTTGTGTTGTATGGTACCCGAAAAAACAACAGATTCCAATTTAACATTATGATGAACCGCGATTCGAGAATGAAGGCAACAAATGAGATACTCAACTACATGAGGGTGATAAAGTTCCAGGCATGGGAAGAATACTTTAACCAAAAAATCCTCTCATTTCGTGAAAAAGAATATGAATGGCTgtcaaaatttatgttttgcaTAACTGCGAATGTCGTTGTGCTATGGAGTGCGCTGCCTTTTCTTGCCACGATTGCCTTTGGATGTGCTATTCTTTCCGGGGTTCAACTTACCGTGGGCACAGTCTTTACTGCAACCTCGCTCTTAAAGATGTTGCAGGAGCCGATTAGGTCCTTCCCGCAATCGATGATTGCCGTTTCACAGGCAATAATCTCTTTTGAACGACTGGATAAGTTCCTGACCAGcaaggagttgaaagataaatCAGTTCAGAGGGTTCAAGATTGTGGAGGGGACATTGGTGTGGAGGTAAAAAACGGGTCGTTTAACTGGGACGATAATAGTGGGAAAGAAATAGTGAAGAACTTAAATTTTGAGATCAGAAAATGGGAGCTTGTTGCAATTGTTGGTACTGTGGGATCTGGGAAGTCTTCCCTTCTGGCGGCGATTCTTGGCGAGATGAACAAACTCTCAGGAAAG ATCAGAGTATGTGGTTCCACAGCCTATGTCGCCCAAACGTCATGGATCCAAAGTGGTACAGTACAAGAAAATATACTTTTTGGTTTGCCGAAGAATGAAAAGAGATACAAGGAAACTATTAGGGTGTGCTGCTTGGAGAAAGACTTGGAAATAATGGAGTTTGGCGACCAAACCGAAATCGGAGAACGTGGTATCAATTTAAGTGGCGGCCAGAAACAACGAATTCAACTTGCAAGAGCTGTTTATCAGGATTGTGACATTTATTTACTTGATGATGTGTTTAGTGCTGTAGATGCACACACTGGATCAGACATATTCAAG GAATGTGTGAGAGGAACCCTCAAAGATAAGACCATTATACTTGTTACCCACCAAGTGGACTTCTTGAACAATGTTGATCAAATTTTG GTCATGAGGGACGGGATGATTGTTCAATCTGGAAAATACAATGAACTCCTGAAAATGGGCATGGATTTCAAAGCTTTAGTAACAGCCCATGAAGAATCGATGGAATTTGTAGAGGCGGAGACAATCTCAGAGAACAAAGCTTCCCCGAAATTATCTAGTCAAAGATCATCTAAGTTAGGAGAAGAAAATGGTGAAGTTGATTCCCAAGAAAGGTCTGAGTTGAATGGGGGAAGTTCAAGGCTTGTCAAGGACGAAGAGCGAGCAACCGGGAAAATAAGTTTGCATGTTTATAAGTTATATTGCACCGAGTCTTTTGGATGGATAGGAGTAGTTGCTACATTAGTCTTTAATCTTGCTTGGCAAGGGTCTTTGATGTCAAATGACTACTGGTTGGCCTATGAAACTTCAGAAAAACGTTCAGCGTCATTCGACCCTATTCTGTTCATTGAAATATATGCTGCCATTGCTGCCCTTGCCTTTGTACTGGTTGCGGTAAGAGGAACTTTGTTTGCAGTCATGGGATTAAAGACTGCTAAAAAATTCTTCAAACAAATTCTTCATAGCATCTTGCATGCTCCTATGTCATTCTTTGATACTACACCTTCTGGACGAATTCTAACACGG GCTTCAACTGATCAGACCAACGTCGATATTATAATCCCTTTCTTTCTTAGTCTCGCAGTTTCAGGGTATACTTCACTTCTTACTATCATCATCATAACTTGTCAATATGCTTGGCCAACTACAATCCTTTTGATTCCACTTGGTTGGCTAAATATATGGTACAGG GGGTATTACCTTTCTACATCCCGGGAATTGACTCGACTGGACTCTATTACAAAGGCTCCTGTCATTCATCATTTCTCAGAGAGTATATCAGGAGTGATGACAATCCGTTGTTTCAGTAAGCAGGAAAGATTTATTGAGGATAACATTAATCGCGTAAATTCAAATCTGCGCATGGATTTCCACAATAATGGATCCAATGAGTGGCTGGGATTTCGTTTAGAACTTATTGGATGTTTCGTTCTCTGCGTGTCTGTActgtttatgatatttttacctAGCAATTTAATTGATCCAG GGAACGTCGGTTTATCCCTTTCGTATGGGTTATCGCTTAATTCAGTGCTCTACTGGGCTGTGTACTTGAGTTGCTTTCTGGAAAACAAGATGGTTTCAGTTGAGAGGATAAAACAGTTCACAGTCATACCATCAGAAGCAGAATGGAGGAGAAAGGACGTTTTTCCTCCACCGAATTGGCCGATTCGTGGCAATATCGAGCTGAAAAACTTGCAG GTCAGGTACCGTCCGGATACTCCATTAGTCCTTAAAGGAATTACACTAAGCATTGGAGGGGGTGAGAAGATAGGTGTTGTTGGACGTACAGGCGGTGGGAAATCGACGCTGATCCAGGTTTTATTCAGATTGGTGGAGCCATCAGATGGAAGAATAATCATTGATGACATTGACATTTCCGCATTGGGGCTTCATGATCTTAGGTCTCGTTTCGGCATCATACCTCAAGAGCCTGTTCTTTTTGAAGGAACGGTGAGAAGAAACATTGACCCCACTGAGTCTTATTCGGATGATGAAATATGGAAG AGCTTAGAGCGGTGTCAACTCAAGGAAGTGGTTTCTGAAAAGCCAGAGAAACTTGATTCTGCTG TTGTCGATAACGGAGAAAACTGGAGCGTGGGGCAAAGGCAGCTCCTATGCTTAGGAAGGGTGATGCTAAAAAGAAGCCGGCTTCTCTTCATGGACGAAGCAACTGCATCGGTCGATTCATATACAGACGGAGTGATTCAAAAAGTAATCCGGGAGGACTTCAAATCCTGCACCATCATCAGCATTGCACACAGAATTCCAACAGTGATGGACTGTGACAGAGTTCTGGTAATAGATGCAG GAAGAGCAAAAGAATTTGACAGGCCGTCTAACTTGCTTGAAAGGCCTTCACTCTTTGGAGCATTGGTTCAGGAGTACGCCAACCGGTCATCAGAGCTTTGA
- the LOC140980669 gene encoding uncharacterized protein OsI_027940-like, with the protein MSRHPEVKWAEREDKVYLTVQLSDAKNPKVNLDPEGVFTFSASAGTDNNLYELKLDLLDRVNVEESKINTGVRSIFCVIEKAEAKWWKKLLRGGEKVPHYVKVDWDKWVDEDDDSGGPADLDMGGMDFSKFGDMGGLGGMGGLGDMGGLGDMSGLGDDPIGDDSEDSDDEEQIKMPEGKAHDKKAEGESTKDS; encoded by the exons ATGAG CCGACATCCCGAAGTTAAGTGGGCTGAAAGGGAGGACAAGGTATATCTGACAGTGCAGTTGTCGGATGCTAAAAATCCAAAGGTCAACCTTGATCCAGAAGGGGTTTTTACTTTTTCCGCTTCTGCTGGGACAGACAACAATCTCTATGAACTCAAACTTGATCTTCTTGACAGAGTTAATGTAGAG GAGAGTAAAATTAACACTGGGGTGAGAAGTATTTTCTGTGTTATAGAAAAAGCAGAGGCAAAATGGTGGAAGAAATTATTGCGTGGAGGTGAAAAGGTGCCTCACTATGTGAAAGTAGATTGGGATAAATGGGTTGATGAAGATGATGACagtg GTGGGCCTGCGGATTTGGACATGGGTGGTATGGATTTCTCG AAATTTGGAGACATGGGTGGCTTAGGAGGCATGGGTGGCCTGGGGGACATGGGTGGCCTGGGAGACATGAGTGGCCTAGGAGATGATCCCATTGGAGATGACTCTGAGGATAGTGATGATGAAG AGCAAATCAAGATGCCAGAAGGAAAGGCTCATGACAAGAAGGCAGAGGGAGAATCAACCAAAGACAGCTGA